TAAAGTATTCGAGCGCAAGTCTTGCTTGCGCTCCGACCCACAAGGACGTGGGATCTCCAGCAAACCCGCGGTTAGCGGGAGCTGACTCGCCGTTTTAACCGACGGCTCTATAGCAGATCTGAGTGGCACGCTGATAGGCGCCAGAAAAAGACATTTGCAAAAGTCCGGATATTCCTTAGAATATGCGGCCTTTCGGGCACCTATGCCCGCTGTGCATTTAGATTTGCAGCACCGACTACAGGAACGATGTTCACATGCTAACAATCCGTCTTGCCCTTGGCGGCTCCAAAAAGCGCCCGTTTTACCACTTGACCGTAACCGACAGCCGCAATCCGCGCGACGGTTCGCACAAGGAACAGGTTGGTTTCTTCAACCCTGTTGCTCGTGGTCAAGAAGTTCGTCTGTCCGTGAACCAAGAGCGCGTAGCCTACTGGCTGAGCGTTGGCGCACAGCCATCCGAGCGCGTTGCAAAACTGTTGAAGGACTCGGCTAAGGCCGCAGCCTGAGCAATATGAACGCGACGCCAGCTGTTGCTGATGATTTGATCGTTATCGGCAAGATTTACTCTGTTCATGGCGTTCGCGGCGAAGTGAAGGTGTATTCCTTTACTGATCCGACTGAAAACCTGTTGCAGTACAAAACCTGGACGCTCAAGCGCGAAGGTAGTGTGAAACAGGTCGAGCTGGTCAGTGGACGCGGGAGCGATAAGTTCCTGGTCGCAAAGCTCAAGGGTCTTGATGATCGTGAAGAAGCTCGTCTTCTGGCCGGTTATGAGATCTGCGTGCCGCGCAACCTGTTCCCTGAATTGACCGACGGCGAGTACTACTGGTACCAGCTGGAAGGTCTGAAGGTTATTGATCAACTGGGGCAATTGCTCGGGAAAATCGATCACCTTCTGGAAACCGGCGCCAATGATGTAATGGTGGTCAAGCCTTGCGCTGGCAGCCTGGATGATCGTGAACGCCTGTTGCCGTATACCGAGCAATGCGTGTTGGCCGTCGACCTGGCCGTGGGCGAGATGAAGGTGGAATGGGACGCGGACTTCTAAGCGTGGCTAATTTGCGCATTGAAGTGATCAGTTTGTTTCCCGAGATGTTCTCCGCCATCAGCGAGTACGGCATCACCAGTCGGGCGGTGAAACAGGGGCTGTTGCAGCTTACCTGTTGGAACCCGCGAGACTACACGACGGATCGACATCACACTGTGGACGATCGCCCATTTGGCGGTGGCCCGGGCATGGTGATGAAGATCAAGCCCCTGGAAGATGCGTTGGTCGAGGCCAAGGCAGCAGCCGGGGAGAAGGCGAAGGTAATTTACCTGTCCCCTCAAGGCCGTCAGCTGAAACAGGCTGGCGTGCGCGAACTGGCGAATGAGGAGGCCTTAATCCTGATTGCCGGTCGCTATGAAGGCATTGACGAGCGTTTTATTGAAGCGCATGTCGATGAAGAGTGGTCGATTGGGGACTATGTCCTGTCTGGCGGCGAGCTGCCGGCGATGGTCCTGATAGATGCGGTTACACGACTGCTGCCTGGAGCTTTAGGGCATGCGGACTCCGCGGAGGAAGATTCCTTCACGGATGGTTTGCTGGATTGCCCGCACTACACCCGACCGGAGGTGTATGCGGATCAGCGTGTTCCCGACGTATTGCTAAGTGGCAATCACGCACACATCCGGCGTTGGCGTTTACAGCAGTCCCTTGGTCGGACCTATGAACGACGCGCCGATCTTCTGGAAAGCCGCTCGCTTTCTGGAGAAGAGAAGAAGCTGCTCGAGGAATACATCCTCGCGCGGGACGATAGTTAACAACGTATCGATGGTAGGTCCATTGACTTACCTTAGGAGCACAGCATGACTAACAAAATCATCCTTGCACTCGAAGCAGAGCAGATGACCAAAGAGATCCCTACCTTTGCCCCGGGCGACACTATTGTCGTTCAGGTGAAAGTGAAGGAAGGCGACCGTTCGCGTCTGCAAGCGTTCGAAGGCGTGGTAATCGCCAAGCGTAACCGTGGTGTGAACAGTGCTTTCACTGTTCGTAAAATCTCCAACGGTGTTGGCGTAGAGCGTACTTTCCAGACCTACAGCCCGCAAATCGACAGCATGGCCGTTAAGCGTCGCGGTGACGTACGTAAAGCCAAGCTGTACTACCTGCGTGACCTGTCCGGTAAAGCAGCTCGCATCAAGGAAAAACTGGCTTAAGTCCAGCTTCCCGATGCAGAAAAAAGCAGCCTACGGGCTGCTTTTTTGTGCCTGAAATTTGTCTATTACCGGTATTTGTCCATGACCACCCGCCTCGAAGAAATCCAGCGCCGCACCGACCTGTCCGTCACTCACGTGACCAAAGCGGTGTTCCCGCCGACCACCAACCACCACAACACGCTGTTCGGCGGTACTGCGCTGGCGTGGATGGATGAAGTGTCGTTCATCACCGCCACACGCTTTTGCCGCTTACCACTGGTGACCGTGTCCACCGACCGTATCGACTTCAACCACGCGATCCCGGCCGGCTCCATCGTCGAGCTGATCGGCCGCGTAATCAAAGTGGGTAATACCAGCCTCAAGGTCGAGGTTGAAGTATTCGTCGAGAGCATGAGTGCCGATGGTCGTGAAAAGGCGATCCAGGGCGTGTTCAGCTTTGTTGCGATTGATGCTGACAAACGCCCTGTGCCGGTATTACCGGGTTATGCCGACTGACTTATTCGGCTGTGTTGTTTGCTGGTTGAATCACGGCCAGCAAGGTCCAGCCAGCTACGGGCTTCAAGCTGCTGTCCGGGGTCACCACGTGTACCCAGCCGCCGGTGTCGCGGGCAAACAGCAGCGTCGCGCGGTCACCATGGAGTGCCTGGTACTGTTCCCAACTGAAGCCTTCAGTCAGGTTGGTGCTATATAGCTCTGCACCTTGGCCCAGCAGGCTCGCAAGTTTGGTGTAACTCAGGGGTTGGCTGCCCAGCAAATGGCCACGGTGCTCGTGGCTGGCTCGGTGTTTATCGGTGCGACGGTTTTCCTGGCTGCTGGCCAGGGCGAACAGACGATGCCCAAAATCGTGGCGAAAGCGCATGGCGGCCAGGGTGTTCAGCTCGCCCGAAGGTGAGAGCGCCAGCAAATGCCCGAGGCCGACCAGATCCAGATGCGATTCGGCATGCTGTGATGCCGGGTTGCCGAAGTAGGTGGGCAGCCCTTCCATTCGGCTGGCGCGGATGTTTTCCCAGCTGGAGTCGGTCAGCAGCACTCGACTGCCCAGTTGTTGCAACGCTTTGCCCAGGATGCGCGCCGGGCCGTTCGCGCCGACGATCAGGAAGCCGCTGGGCGCAGGCTCGGCGACTTTCAGCAGGCGTGCCAGTGGGCGGGCAGTGGCGCTTTGCAGGACAACGGTGCCGATAATCACCGCGAATGTCAGCGGCACCAGCAACAGTGCGCCTTCATGACCGGCCTCATCCAGGCGAATGGCGAAAATCGCCGACACGGCTGCGGCCACGATCCCCCGTGGTGCGATCCACGACAGCAGGGCACGTTCACGCCAGTTCAGGCCGGAACCGAAGGTCGAAAGCGCGACGTTCAAAGGTCGCGCAATAAATTGAATAATCAGTAACAGGATCAGTACGAACGGCCCCAAGGCAATCAGGGCGTTCAGGTCCAGGCGCGCGGCCAGCAGAATGAATAACCCGGAAATCAGCAGGACGCTGAGGTTTTCCTTGAAGTGCAGGATGTGGCGTACGTCAACGCCCTTCATATTGGCCATCCACATGCCCATCAACGTCACGGCCAGCAGGCCGGACTCATGCATCACCTCGTTGGAGGCGATGAAGATTCCCAGAACGCCAGCCAGCGTAGCCAGGTTATGCAGGTATTCCGGCAGCCACTGCCGGCGCATGATCTGCCCCAATACCCAACCACCGACGACTCCGAACAGGCTGCCGCACAGGATCACGCCGCCAAAGGTCAGCAGGCTGTGACTCAAGCCGTCGCCTGACGCGCGGGCGATGATAAAGCTGTAGACCACCACGGCGAGCAGCGCACCGATCGGGTCAATGACAATGCCTTCCCAGCGTAAGATATTGGCGATCGAGGCTTTTGGTCGCACGACACGTAACATGGGCACAATCACGGTAGGCCCGGTCACCAGTGTCAAGGTGCCGAAAAGCAGGGCGAGCATCCAGTCAAAACCCAGCAGCCAGTGGGTAGCCAGGGTAATGACGGCCCATGTCGACAGGGCGCCGACCGTGACGAGGCGATGCACGACGCTGCCGATCTCCTTCCATTCCGAAAGGTGCAGCGTGAGGCTGCCTTCAAACAGGATCAGTGCCACGGCCAGAGATACCAATGGCATCAGCAGCGGGCCGAACATTTCCTGAGGATTCAGCCAGCCCAGCACTGGCCCTGCCAGGATTCCGCTGACCAACAGAAACAGAATGGCGGGAAGTTTCAGGCGCCATGCCAGCCATTGGCAGGCCAGCGCGGCCACACCAATGCCACCAAATGCCAGCAGAATCTGTTGTTCGCTCATTGAAGCTTCCTGTTCCGTGAAATAGCGGGCTATGAAAGACTAGTGGCCGTTGTCACAGTTCACTAAATAATTTGCGCAAAGCCCTGTGCTGCGCTGCTTGAGTGCCCATGCCCGCCATTGACCACCCCCTGATCGACCGCTTCCTCGACGCCCTGTGGCTGGAAAAAGGCCTGTCGGATAACACCCGCCAGGCCTATCGCAGCGACTTGGCCCTGTTCAACGGCTGGTTGCAGGAGAAAAACCTCGAACTGATCAATGCCGGCCGTGAGTTGATCCTCGATCACCTGGCCTGGCGCCTGGAGCAGAACTACAAACCGCGTTCCACGGCGCGATTTCTCTCGGGTGTGCGTGGGTTTTATCGCTATTTGCTGCGGGAAAAACTGATTGCTCTCGACCCTACCCTGCAGATCGATATGCCCCAGCTCGGTAGGCCATTGCCTAAATCCTTGTCGGAAGCTGACGTAGACGCCTTGCTCGCCGCGCCCGATCTGAGCGAGGCCATCGGCCAGCGCGACCGCGCCATGCTGGAAGTCTTGTATGCCTGCGGCCTGCGCGTGACCGAGCTGATCAGCCTGACCCTGGAGCAAGTCAACCTGCGCCAGGGCGTGCTGCGTGTGATGGGTAAGGGCAGCAAGGAGCGGCTGGTGCCGATGGGCGAGGAGGCGATTGTGTGGGTGGAGCGCTATATGCGTGACGCCCGCAACGAGCTGCTCGGCGGGCGGCCCAGTGATGTGCTGTTCCCCAGCCTGCGCGGCGAGCAGATGACCCGCCAGACCTTCTGGCACCGTATCAAGCACCAGGCCAAGGTCGCCG
The window above is part of the Pseudomonas sp. KBS0710 genome. Proteins encoded here:
- the xerD gene encoding site-specific tyrosine recombinase XerD is translated as MPAIDHPLIDRFLDALWLEKGLSDNTRQAYRSDLALFNGWLQEKNLELINAGRELILDHLAWRLEQNYKPRSTARFLSGVRGFYRYLLREKLIALDPTLQIDMPQLGRPLPKSLSEADVDALLAAPDLSEAIGQRDRAMLEVLYACGLRVTELISLTLEQVNLRQGVLRVMGKGSKERLVPMGEEAIVWVERYMRDARNELLGGRPSDVLFPSLRGEQMTRQTFWHRIKHQAKVAGIGKALSPHTLRHAFATHLLNHGADLRVVQMLLGHSDLSTTQIYTHVARARLQEMHAKHHPRG
- the rimM gene encoding ribosome maturation factor RimM (Essential for efficient processing of 16S rRNA), producing MNATPAVADDLIVIGKIYSVHGVRGEVKVYSFTDPTENLLQYKTWTLKREGSVKQVELVSGRGSDKFLVAKLKGLDDREEARLLAGYEICVPRNLFPELTDGEYYWYQLEGLKVIDQLGQLLGKIDHLLETGANDVMVVKPCAGSLDDRERLLPYTEQCVLAVDLAVGEMKVEWDADF
- the rplS gene encoding 50S ribosomal protein L19, whose protein sequence is MTNKIILALEAEQMTKEIPTFAPGDTIVVQVKVKEGDRSRLQAFEGVVIAKRNRGVNSAFTVRKISNGVGVERTFQTYSPQIDSMAVKRRGDVRKAKLYYLRDLSGKAARIKEKLA
- a CDS encoding acyl-CoA thioesterase — translated: MTTRLEEIQRRTDLSVTHVTKAVFPPTTNHHNTLFGGTALAWMDEVSFITATRFCRLPLVTVSTDRIDFNHAIPAGSIVELIGRVIKVGNTSLKVEVEVFVESMSADGREKAIQGVFSFVAIDADKRPVPVLPGYAD
- the rpsP gene encoding 30S ribosomal protein S16 produces the protein MLTIRLALGGSKKRPFYHLTVTDSRNPRDGSHKEQVGFFNPVARGQEVRLSVNQERVAYWLSVGAQPSERVAKLLKDSAKAAA
- the trmD gene encoding tRNA (guanosine(37)-N1)-methyltransferase TrmD, producing the protein MGRGLLSVANLRIEVISLFPEMFSAISEYGITSRAVKQGLLQLTCWNPRDYTTDRHHTVDDRPFGGGPGMVMKIKPLEDALVEAKAAAGEKAKVIYLSPQGRQLKQAGVRELANEEALILIAGRYEGIDERFIEAHVDEEWSIGDYVLSGGELPAMVLIDAVTRLLPGALGHADSAEEDSFTDGLLDCPHYTRPEVYADQRVPDVLLSGNHAHIRRWRLQQSLGRTYERRADLLESRSLSGEEKKLLEEYILARDDS
- a CDS encoding sodium:proton antiporter; protein product: MSEQQILLAFGGIGVAALACQWLAWRLKLPAILFLLVSGILAGPVLGWLNPQEMFGPLLMPLVSLAVALILFEGSLTLHLSEWKEIGSVVHRLVTVGALSTWAVITLATHWLLGFDWMLALLFGTLTLVTGPTVIVPMLRVVRPKASIANILRWEGIVIDPIGALLAVVVYSFIIARASGDGLSHSLLTFGGVILCGSLFGVVGGWVLGQIMRRQWLPEYLHNLATLAGVLGIFIASNEVMHESGLLAVTLMGMWMANMKGVDVRHILHFKENLSVLLISGLFILLAARLDLNALIALGPFVLILLLIIQFIARPLNVALSTFGSGLNWRERALLSWIAPRGIVAAAVSAIFAIRLDEAGHEGALLLVPLTFAVIIGTVVLQSATARPLARLLKVAEPAPSGFLIVGANGPARILGKALQQLGSRVLLTDSSWENIRASRMEGLPTYFGNPASQHAESHLDLVGLGHLLALSPSGELNTLAAMRFRHDFGHRLFALASSQENRRTDKHRASHEHRGHLLGSQPLSYTKLASLLGQGAELYSTNLTEGFSWEQYQALHGDRATLLFARDTGGWVHVVTPDSSLKPVAGWTLLAVIQPANNTAE